The Chlorocebus sabaeus isolate Y175 chromosome 16, mChlSab1.0.hap1, whole genome shotgun sequence genome window below encodes:
- the G6PC1 gene encoding glucose-6-phosphatase catalytic subunit 1 isoform X1, which translates to MEEGMNVLHDFGIQSTHYLQVNYQDSQDWFILVSVIADLRNAFYVLFPIWFHLQEAVGIKLLWVAVIGDWLNLVFKWILFGQRPYWWVLDTNYYSNTSVPLIKQFPVTCETGPGSPSGHAMGTAGVYYVMVTSTLSIFRGKKKPTYRFRCLNVILWLGFWAVQLNVCLSRIYLAAHFPHQVVAGVLSGIAVAETFSHIHSIYNASLKKYFLITFFLFSFAIGFYLLLKGLGVDLLWTLEKAQRWCERPEWVHIDTTPFASLLKNLGTLFGLGLALNSSMYRESCKGKLGKWLPFRLSSIVASLVLLHLFDSLKPPSQVELVFYVLSFCKSAVVPLASVSVIPYCLAQVLGQPHKKSL; encoded by the exons ATGGAGGAAGGAATGAATGTTCTCCATGACTTTGGGATCCAGTCAACACACTACCTCCAGGTGAATTACCAAGACTCCCAGGACTGGTTCATCTTGGTGTCCGTGATTGCAGACCTCAGGAATGCCTTCTACGTCCTCTTCCCCATCTGGTTCCATCTTCAGGAAGCTGTGGGCATTAAACTCCTCTGGGTAGCGGTGATTGGAGACTGGCTCAACCTCGTCTTTAAGTG GATTCTCTTTGGACAGCGTCCATACTGGTGGGTTTTGGACACCAACTACTACAGCAACACTTCTGTGCCCCTGATAAAGCAGTTCCCTGTTACCTGTGAGACTGGACCAG GGAGCCCCTCTGGCCATGCCATGGGTACAGCAGGTGTATACTACGTGATGGTCACATCTACTCTTTCCATCTTTCGGGGAAAGAAAAAGCCGACCTACAGATTTCG GTGCTTGAATGTCATTTTGTGGTTGGGATTCTGGGCTGTGCAGCTGAACGTCTGTCTGTCACGAATCTACCTTGCTGCTCATTTTCCTCATCAAGTTGTTGCCGGAGTCCTGTCAG GCATTGCTGTTGCAGAAACTTTCAGCCACATCCACAGCATCTATAATGCCAgtctcaagaaatattttctcattaccTTCTTCCTGTTCAGCTTCGCCATTGGATTTTATCTGCTGCTCAAGGGACTGGGTGTAGATCTCCTATGGACTCTGGAGAAAGCCCAGAGGTGGTGCGAGCGGCCAGAATGGGTCCACATTGACACCACGCCCTTTGCCAGCCTCCTCAAGAACCTGGGCACCCTCTTTGGCCTGGGGCTGGCTCTCAACTCCAGCATGTACAGGGAAAGTTGCAAGGGGAAACTCGGCAAGTGGCTCCCATTCCGCCTCAGCTCTATTGTAGCCTCCCTCGTCCTCCTGCACCTCTTTGACTCCTTGAAACCCCCGTCCCAAGTCGAGCTGGTCTTCTACGTCTTGTCCTTCTGCAAGAGTGCGGTAGTGCCCCTGGCATCCGTCAGTGTCATCCCCTACTGCCTCGCCCAGGTCCTGGGCCAGCCACACAAGAAGTCATTGTAA
- the G6PC1 gene encoding glucose-6-phosphatase catalytic subunit 1 isoform X2: protein MEEGMNVLHDFGIQSTHYLQVNYQDSQDWFILVSVIADLRNAFYVLFPIWFHLQEAVGIKLLWVAVIGDWLNLVFKWILFGQRPYWWVLDTNYYSNTSVPLIKQFPVTCETGPGKQKADLQISVLECHFVVGILGCAAERLSVTNLPCCSFSSSSCCRSPVRHCCCRNFQPHPQHL from the exons ATGGAGGAAGGAATGAATGTTCTCCATGACTTTGGGATCCAGTCAACACACTACCTCCAGGTGAATTACCAAGACTCCCAGGACTGGTTCATCTTGGTGTCCGTGATTGCAGACCTCAGGAATGCCTTCTACGTCCTCTTCCCCATCTGGTTCCATCTTCAGGAAGCTGTGGGCATTAAACTCCTCTGGGTAGCGGTGATTGGAGACTGGCTCAACCTCGTCTTTAAGTG GATTCTCTTTGGACAGCGTCCATACTGGTGGGTTTTGGACACCAACTACTACAGCAACACTTCTGTGCCCCTGATAAAGCAGTTCCCTGTTACCTGTGAGACTGGACCAGGTAAGC AAAAAGCCGACCTACAGATTTCG GTGCTTGAATGTCATTTTGTGGTTGGGATTCTGGGCTGTGCAGCTGAACGTCTGTCTGTCACGAATCTACCTTGCTGCTCATTTTCCTCATCAAGTTGTTGCCGGAGTCCTGTCAG GCATTGCTGTTGCAGAAACTTTCAGCCACATCCACAGCATCTATAA